From a single Streptomyces liliifuscus genomic region:
- a CDS encoding OsmC family protein, with protein sequence MTDKSLRSVTIERAGPGRFTVTNARGGTLSFGTGEGADFTPVELFLAAIGGCTAVDVEVATSRHEEPTTFSVAVTGNKVEDESGNRMSNLEVTFSVAFPDGPSGERARTILPRAVKTSHDRLCTVSRTVEAGTPVSATVSDRADGA encoded by the coding sequence ATGACTGACAAATCGCTGCGTTCTGTCACCATCGAGCGGGCCGGCCCGGGCCGGTTCACCGTGACCAATGCCCGCGGGGGCACGCTGAGCTTCGGCACCGGTGAGGGTGCCGACTTCACGCCGGTCGAGTTGTTCCTCGCGGCGATCGGCGGCTGTACCGCGGTCGACGTGGAGGTCGCCACGAGTCGGCACGAGGAACCGACCACGTTCTCCGTCGCCGTGACCGGCAACAAGGTCGAGGACGAGAGCGGCAACCGGATGTCGAACCTCGAGGTCACCTTCTCTGTCGCGTTCCCGGACGGGCCGTCGGGGGAACGCGCCCGCACCATCCTGCCCCGAGCCGTGAAGACTTCGCACGACCGGCTCTGCACGGTCAGCCGCACCGTCGAGGCGGGCACACCGGTCAGCGCGACCGTGTCCGACAGGGCTGACGGCGCCTGA
- a CDS encoding SDR family NAD(P)-dependent oxidoreductase, whose translation MTSIAIIGAGPGLGAAVARRFGREGFDVALIARDHERTNALAAELGREGVTARGFAADVRDPKALAAALDAANATLGPVEVLQYSPIPQRDFMLPVLETTHADLTGPVEFSVYGPVVAVQQVLPGMRALGRGTVLFVNGGTAAVPHPDRAGTSIAFAAESAYGHLLHDALGGEGIHVAQLIVPGAIVAGHHRKDPAVLADTLWGIHQERHGFRHFADDLDS comes from the coding sequence ATGACCAGCATCGCAATCATCGGAGCCGGACCCGGACTGGGTGCTGCCGTCGCGCGGCGCTTCGGGCGCGAGGGCTTCGACGTCGCGCTCATCGCCCGCGACCACGAACGGACGAACGCCCTCGCCGCCGAGCTGGGCCGCGAGGGCGTCACCGCCAGGGGCTTCGCCGCCGACGTACGGGACCCGAAGGCCCTCGCGGCCGCCCTCGACGCGGCGAACGCGACGCTGGGGCCGGTCGAGGTCCTGCAGTACAGCCCGATCCCGCAACGGGACTTCATGCTGCCGGTCCTGGAAACCACCCACGCCGACCTCACCGGCCCGGTGGAGTTCTCCGTCTACGGTCCCGTCGTCGCCGTACAGCAGGTGCTCCCCGGAATGCGCGCCCTGGGCCGCGGCACCGTCCTCTTCGTCAACGGCGGCACCGCAGCCGTCCCTCACCCCGACCGCGCCGGTACGTCCATCGCCTTCGCCGCGGAGAGCGCGTACGGCCATCTGCTGCACGACGCGCTCGGCGGCGAGGGCATCCATGTCGCCCAGCTGATCGTCCCCGGCGCGATCGTCGCCGGACACCACAGGAAGGACCCCGCCGTCCTCGCGGACACCTTGTGGGGGATCCATCAGGAGCGGCACGGGTTCCGGCACTTCGCCGACGACCTCGACTCC
- a CDS encoding carboxymuconolactone decarboxylase family protein, with amino-acid sequence MTEKTQPGPRELFGDIAPALAGYSEDVLFGQAWKSPELSPRDRSLVTVAGLITSGSSEQLTFHIPLARQNGVTEAELIETITHMAFYAGWPKAMSALTVAREVFRTA; translated from the coding sequence ATGACGGAGAAGACCCAGCCCGGACCGCGGGAGCTGTTCGGTGACATCGCTCCCGCGCTGGCCGGCTACAGCGAGGACGTGCTGTTCGGGCAGGCGTGGAAGAGCCCGGAACTGTCGCCGAGAGACCGCAGCCTGGTGACCGTGGCCGGCCTCATCACCAGCGGCAGCAGCGAACAGCTCACCTTCCACATCCCCCTGGCCAGGCAGAACGGCGTCACCGAGGCGGAGCTGATCGAGACGATCACGCACATGGCGTTCTACGCCGGCTGGCCGAAGGCCATGTCCGCTCTGACGGTGGCCCGCGAAGTGTTCCGCACGGCCTGA
- a CDS encoding DUF1996 domain-containing protein, whose translation MRRNTRKKSKTTVRVVGAAAALAMGAGGLVAANIYASADETGAAKGTAQNQALAAGSSTIDCPDVGQQLKAVPAKARTQVDRELALLDKQVSEAYQRLSTSQQAIQQDANFAQNAIVNPLKDKRKATIDRIVIAIGRVGTKPQGLEALAPCTLRSTGNQPAAGQPSGQPASGQPASGQPSGQPAAGQPAAGNGPVAADFVDITKVKPNVSTPRKSSKASKGTFVTKCGVNANKLYNSDNVIVAPGVTNGAHHVHDYVGSQDNDAFTSDQDFLKANTSCKNKGDKSSYYWPVLRLQDGTKEFDADRLGGGAEGNTGRILTAKQATLDFVGSPRGKVVAMPQLLRIITGDAKAFTNGPANANASWSCTGFESKVQLKDKYPLCPSGRDVVRTFKFQSCWDGTNIDSANHRTHVAFADAKGNCPAGFKAIPQLVQRLVYDVDAPSLKDNGKTRPFFSLDGFPEQAHKPITDHGDFINVFDKKVQDKMVQCINSGRRCS comes from the coding sequence ATGAGACGCAACACGCGGAAGAAGTCGAAGACCACCGTTCGGGTGGTGGGCGCTGCGGCGGCACTGGCCATGGGGGCCGGCGGACTCGTCGCGGCCAACATCTATGCCTCTGCCGACGAAACCGGCGCAGCGAAGGGCACGGCCCAGAACCAGGCGTTGGCGGCCGGATCCTCCACGATCGACTGCCCCGACGTCGGCCAGCAGTTGAAGGCGGTGCCCGCCAAGGCCCGAACCCAGGTCGACAGGGAACTCGCCCTGCTCGACAAGCAGGTGTCCGAGGCCTACCAGCGCCTCTCCACCTCCCAGCAGGCGATTCAGCAGGACGCCAACTTCGCGCAGAACGCGATCGTGAATCCGCTGAAGGACAAGCGGAAGGCCACGATCGACCGGATCGTCATCGCCATCGGCCGTGTGGGCACCAAGCCGCAGGGTCTTGAGGCGCTGGCGCCCTGTACGTTGCGCTCCACCGGCAACCAGCCCGCCGCGGGTCAGCCCTCCGGCCAGCCCGCCTCCGGTCAGCCGGCCTCGGGTCAGCCCTCCGGTCAGCCGGCCGCCGGCCAGCCCGCCGCGGGCAACGGGCCCGTCGCCGCCGACTTCGTGGACATCACCAAGGTCAAGCCCAACGTGAGCACGCCGCGCAAGTCGTCGAAGGCGTCCAAGGGCACCTTCGTCACCAAGTGCGGGGTGAACGCCAACAAGCTGTACAACAGCGACAACGTCATCGTCGCGCCCGGTGTCACCAACGGCGCCCACCACGTGCACGACTACGTCGGCAGCCAGGACAACGACGCCTTCACCAGCGACCAGGACTTCCTGAAGGCCAACACCAGTTGCAAGAACAAGGGCGACAAGTCGTCCTACTACTGGCCGGTGCTGCGCCTGCAGGACGGCACCAAGGAGTTCGACGCCGACAGGCTGGGCGGTGGGGCCGAGGGCAACACCGGCCGCATCCTGACGGCCAAGCAGGCCACGCTGGACTTCGTGGGCAGCCCCCGCGGCAAGGTCGTGGCGATGCCCCAGCTCCTGCGCATCATCACCGGTGACGCCAAGGCCTTCACGAACGGCCCGGCCAACGCCAACGCCTCCTGGAGCTGCACGGGCTTCGAGAGCAAGGTGCAGCTGAAGGACAAGTACCCCCTCTGCCCGTCGGGCCGGGACGTGGTGCGCACCTTCAAGTTCCAGAGCTGCTGGGACGGCACCAACATCGACAGCGCCAACCACCGTACGCACGTGGCCTTCGCCGACGCCAAGGGCAACTGCCCGGCCGGCTTCAAGGCCATTCCGCAGCTGGTTCAGCGGCTCGTGTACGACGTGGACGCGCCCAGCCTGAAGGACAACGGGAAGACCCGTCCGTTCTTCTCCCTGGACGGGTTCCCCGAGCAGGCGCACAAGCCGATCACAGACCACGGCGACTTCATCAACGTGTTCGACAAGAAGGTGCAGGACAAGATGGTCCAGTGCATCAACTCCGGACGCAGGTGCAGCTGA
- a CDS encoding nitrobindin family protein has protein sequence MFDPAPEHPYPDGHQPDGAPTPHALLEPVLGLLGSWHGRGRGGYPTLTGDFAYAQEVTFSHDGRPFLRYEARAWLIDADDVPLRPSARESGWWRLQPDGRVEALITQPTGIAEIMVGRAADKTVDLSTHEVALAPTAKKVDATRRRYTLTDDDTLTFDHDLEAVGEPMQHHLSALLRRRADDGSGRRFTGR, from the coding sequence GTGTTCGACCCCGCACCCGAGCACCCGTACCCCGACGGCCACCAGCCGGACGGGGCGCCGACGCCGCACGCCCTGCTCGAACCCGTGCTCGGCCTCCTGGGTTCCTGGCACGGCCGGGGTCGGGGCGGCTACCCCACGCTCACCGGGGACTTCGCGTACGCGCAGGAGGTGACCTTCAGTCATGACGGCCGCCCCTTCCTGCGTTACGAGGCCAGGGCCTGGCTGATCGACGCCGACGACGTTCCGCTGCGTCCGTCGGCCCGCGAGAGCGGCTGGTGGCGGCTGCAGCCCGACGGCCGGGTGGAGGCGCTGATCACGCAGCCCACCGGCATCGCCGAGATCATGGTCGGCCGTGCGGCCGACAAGACCGTCGACCTCTCCACCCACGAGGTCGCTCTCGCCCCCACCGCCAAGAAGGTCGACGCCACCCGCCGCCGCTACACGCTGACCGACGACGACACGCTCACGTTCGACCACGACTTGGAGGCTGTCGGCGAGCCGATGCAGCACCATCTCTCGGCGCTGCTGCGACGCAGGGCCGACGACGGCTCCGGCCGGCGGTTCACAGGGCGTTGA
- a CDS encoding (R)-mandelonitrile lyase, which translates to MEILKRPATMKLPAQMFTGDAWADVIHRGEEPSRARANMVRFAPGARTAWHSHGLGQTLHVVSGVALVGTRDGVIIEAHPGDTIGCPPGEEHWHGATPDQFMEHIALWEGDEVDWLEHVTDAEYGGRRTSTRTSY; encoded by the coding sequence ATGGAGATCCTCAAGCGGCCCGCGACCATGAAGCTGCCCGCGCAGATGTTCACCGGCGATGCCTGGGCGGATGTGATCCACCGGGGCGAGGAGCCATCCCGGGCGCGGGCCAACATGGTCCGCTTCGCTCCCGGCGCCCGGACCGCCTGGCACAGCCACGGCCTGGGCCAGACCCTGCACGTCGTGTCCGGGGTCGCCCTGGTCGGCACCCGGGACGGAGTGATCATCGAGGCCCACCCGGGCGACACCATCGGCTGCCCGCCCGGCGAGGAGCACTGGCACGGCGCGACCCCGGACCAGTTCATGGAGCACATCGCCCTGTGGGAGGGCGACGAGGTCGACTGGCTGGAGCACGTCACCGACGCCGAGTACGGCGGCCGACGTACCAGCACGCGTACCTCGTACTGA
- a CDS encoding zinc-dependent alcohol dehydrogenase family protein produces the protein MRATVIHAPGDIRVENLPEPKILAPTDAIIRTVAACVCGSDLWDYRGINEVARPTPIGHEYVGVVEETCAEVKDIKPGQFVIGSFFASDNTCPICRAGYQTSCPHKEFVGGCQAEYIRIPLADGTLVALDGQPDEKFVPSLLTLSDVMGTGWYAAVAAEVKPGSTVVVVGDGAVGLSGVIAARELGAERVIAMSRHVSRQRLASEFGATDVVAERGEAGVALVKELTGGIGADSVLECVGTQESMRQAVRATRPGGNVGFVGVPHDVAIDGQELFFSHVGLRGGPAPVRHFLPDLIDRVLDGRIEPGKVFDLTLPLDEAAEGYRAMDERRAIKTLLRP, from the coding sequence ATGCGCGCAACCGTGATCCACGCCCCCGGTGACATCCGGGTGGAGAACCTCCCCGAACCGAAGATCCTCGCCCCCACCGACGCGATCATCCGGACCGTCGCCGCCTGTGTGTGCGGCTCCGACCTGTGGGACTACCGCGGCATCAACGAGGTCGCCCGGCCCACGCCGATCGGCCACGAGTACGTCGGCGTGGTCGAGGAGACCTGCGCCGAGGTGAAGGACATCAAGCCGGGACAGTTCGTCATCGGCTCCTTCTTCGCCTCCGACAACACCTGCCCGATCTGCCGCGCCGGCTATCAAACCTCCTGTCCGCACAAGGAGTTCGTGGGCGGCTGCCAGGCCGAGTACATCCGTATCCCGCTCGCCGACGGCACCCTCGTCGCTCTCGACGGGCAGCCCGACGAGAAGTTCGTGCCGAGTCTGCTCACGCTCTCCGACGTGATGGGCACCGGCTGGTACGCGGCCGTCGCCGCCGAGGTGAAGCCCGGCTCCACCGTGGTGGTGGTCGGTGACGGCGCGGTCGGCCTGTCCGGGGTCATCGCCGCCCGGGAACTCGGCGCCGAGCGCGTCATCGCCATGAGCCGGCACGTCTCCCGGCAGCGGCTGGCGAGCGAATTCGGCGCGACCGACGTCGTCGCCGAGCGCGGTGAGGCGGGCGTGGCCCTTGTCAAGGAACTCACAGGCGGCATCGGTGCCGACTCCGTCCTGGAGTGCGTCGGTACGCAGGAGTCGATGCGGCAGGCCGTCCGGGCCACTCGCCCCGGCGGCAACGTCGGCTTCGTCGGCGTCCCGCACGACGTGGCCATCGACGGCCAGGAGCTGTTCTTCTCCCACGTCGGCCTGCGCGGCGGCCCCGCGCCGGTACGTCACTTCCTGCCCGACCTGATCGACCGCGTCCTCGACGGCCGTATCGAACCCGGCAAGGTCTTCGACCTGACGCTGCCGCTGGACGAGGCCGCCGAGGGCTACCGGGCCATGGACGAACGCCGCGCCATCAAGACGCTGTTGCGCCCCTGA